The stretch of DNA AATTTATCCAGTGCACCCGCTTCTTCAAACACTTCAGCATATAACTCAACGGCTGCAAATGCTGTATATGAGCCTGCACAACCACAGCCAGACTCTTTGCTCTCTTTTGTGTGTGGCGCAGAATCAGTCCCTAGAAAGAATTTATTTGAGCCACTGGTGGCAGCTTCAATCAATGCTTGCTGATGAATACTGCGTTTTAAAATAGGTAAACAATAGAAGTGTGGTTTGATGCCACCCACGAGCATGTGATTACGGTTGTACATCAAATGGTGCACGGTGATCGTTGCAGCTACATTTGGTCCTGCATTGTTTACAAAGTCAACCGCATGCTTGGTGGTAATATGCTCAACCACAATTTTCAGATTTGGGTACTCTGCAACGAGTGGTGCAAGTACAGTATTTAGGAATTTTTCTTCACGGTCAAAAATATCAACTTCATGTGTGGTTACTTCACCGTGAATAAGTAGCAACATGCCTACCTCTTGCATTGCCACTAAGGCTTCACGAATATTATCTGTAGAAGTAACTCCAGAGTCAGAATTGGTGGTCGCCCCTGCAGGGTATAGTTTAGCTGCATAAACGATACCGGAAGCTTTTGCTTTTCTTATCTCATCGGCAGTCGTGTTATCGGTGAGGTATAAGGTCATTAAAGGGGTAAAGGTTGGCATCGGATTAGCCGCCATAATACGTTGCTCGTAAGCGAGTGCTAGATCAGTGGTCGTCACGGGAGGCACTAGGTTAGGCATAATGATTGCGCGCCCCATGTAACGGCTGGTATCTCGCACGGTATCTTTTAATACATCGCCATCGCGTAAATGTACATGCCAGTCATCTGGGCGGGTAATCGTTAATTTAGTCATTTGTTACTCTCCTTATTATTTCCGTTACTTTACAACTTTTTAGATTATATTTCACTTGTTAAGGGAGTATTATGGTTTTGAAGTAAACCTATTATTAGGCTCAGTCAGTAATGATGGTAAAAAGAAGTAGTCCAGCAGGTCAAATCCTGCTGGTTAGACGTTAAACTTGTTACTTTATAATGGGTATTCTTGATAATGCTGGCGAATAGCCACTGCAATTTTAGCCTTAATATCTGCGGTTATCTCACTGCGTGAATGGTGCTTAGGGTGGATTGGTAATAGATCAACCAAGTCATAGACTAGTTTATTTCGCGGGCTCGGTGTTTGCTCTGCCCATTGTAGTAGTAAATTCCGGTCAATATAACGTGGTAATGAACCTAAGGTGCCAATGTCATTTTGGTTATGTATTAATAGCCCCGCTGTAGTGCCTTTGTCTAACGTTAAAACCTGATAAAAGTACAGGGTATGATAGTCGAGTTGCCAGCATTTTTGAGACGCTGTTATGCTTTGTGGGCCACGAGGGCAGGCAAGCTTATCACCTAAAATTTTAATGTAACAATCAATTATCGCATAAGCAAACTCACTGGCAAATTGCGCGCTATTCAGGTCATCAGGGTTAAAGCTTTCTAAATAAAAGTGGCTCACTCCTCGATGCGCTTGCAGTGCTGGAATGTAAAAGTAATTATTGCCCAGTTCAGTCGCCTGTTGGAAATATTGTCCACCTACCTGTTGCAAGGTTTGATTGAATTGTTGGGTGTCACTCTCACAGGGAATGGAAGGGTTAAGGTCTGCCATCAATCGCCAATAACTTTTACCTTCACGGAGTTCAGTCCAACTGACATGAATGTGCACGGAAGGCGCAAGTGGATTATTAGGGTGGATAATAGTAGAAAGCGCGGTAGCCGAAAGAAAGGTTTTATGCGGGCTATCTTCATATTGTACCTGTGACACATTCACCGATGCGCGATTAAATATGCTATTTTCAGGCCCTTCAAAGCGAATGCCACCTCCGTGCTGACCTTCATCACGTAACCAATGTTGTTCAATAAATTCAGCTTCTTGTTGTTGCGATTGGCACAAATGACTAAGCTGTTTAACGAAATGTTGTTGTGCGTTTGATAATAACTTAAGGGCATTAATGGCGTTTTTTGATGTTGCGGGTTGTCTCATAAATTTTCTCGTATCAGAGGTTTTAATTGGAATGTTCGATTATTGGAAAACGTAACATGACATGCACGCCACTATTTTCTGCGTTGCCATCAGCGTCGTTCGCTATATTGTTATTAATGTTAATTGTGCCATGGTGGTACTCACATATCATCTTTGCAATAAAAAGACCGAGTCCTAAATGGGTTTTATCAGGATCATGTTGCGCGCGTACCGATACCATCGAATTGAGTAGTTCTTCACTCATATTCTCAGGTAGGGAGGGGCCACTGTTTTGTATTTTAATCGTTGCAAATTGGTTGTTCTCGCTGAGAGTGATGCTGATCGGTGACTTAAGATTACTAAATTCTAACGCATTGTTAATTAATTTATCTAAGCATTGAACGAAGAAATCAGGATCTGCATTAATGTTGAGTACCCGTGAAAAATTATTAAACACAAATGGATGTTCGCCATAGGTCATTTGGTATCCCTGCACACAGTTTGATAGCAGGTCATTAAGCGCTAAAGGTACCTTTTCACCAGATTGCAAGCTTTGTTCAAGACGTGTTGCTTCACTCATATTGGTTAAAATACGATTCAAACGCAATATACCAGTTTGAGAGCGTTCAATATATTTTTGACTCTCTGCATCTTGTGGTATTAACGCTAAATTTTCTAAGGAACTTCTAACTACGGCCACTGGCGTTCCCAACTCGTGTGAAAGGCGCGCAGGCAATTTTTCTAAATATCGGTGGTACTCACTTAAACGTTTTACCATATCGGTTAAGCTGCGCGACAAATCGCCGATTTCATCGGTGGAGTTTGAGGCTGTAATAGTTTTGCTGATGCGCCCCTGTTCGTCGATACTTGTTTCAGCTTGGTCACGAAGCTTACGAATGCGAGTCGCAATATTTGCAGTAAAGAGAAATAACAGCAACGTACCAACAACGATGACTGCAATGATAATATTAAATAATTTACTTAATGCCTGGTTCCGTAATGCGCGAATACCATTGGTGGTTTCTTCTGCAACCACAACGCCCACCACTTTATCACCCACAAATATTGGGCTGGCTGCCGCTAGAATAGTTGTTTTTTGATCTACCGTTAAGCGGGAATCGGATTGTGGTTCGCCAGATAACGCTTGCTCGATAAAATCACTATTAAGCTGTGTCACTCCCTTTAATGGATCTACAAAATCGCTATTAGGTTGTGAGAAAAGCAGGTTATACAGTGGCGTCAAGAGCTTTACTTGCAATATGTTCTCATCACTTTCCATTTTCGTTGTACGGTTGTTGGGCCAAACCCCTGATGCATGATGGATATTCCCACTGGTTGCCAAAACACGTTGATGGCGATCAACCACCCATAATCGAGATTGAGTATGGCTTAATCCTTGTAATATTTTATCTATTTTGGGAGAGGGTACTATAACGGTTCCCAGTTCTTGTAAATCATTGGTATTGGCTGT from Psychromonas sp. psych-6C06 encodes:
- the pyrC gene encoding dihydroorotase; translated protein: MTKLTITRPDDWHVHLRDGDVLKDTVRDTSRYMGRAIIMPNLVPPVTTTDLALAYEQRIMAANPMPTFTPLMTLYLTDNTTADEIRKAKASGIVYAAKLYPAGATTNSDSGVTSTDNIREALVAMQEVGMLLLIHGEVTTHEVDIFDREEKFLNTVLAPLVAEYPNLKIVVEHITTKHAVDFVNNAGPNVAATITVHHLMYNRNHMLVGGIKPHFYCLPILKRSIHQQALIEAATSGSNKFFLGTDSAPHTKESKESGCGCAGSYTAFAAVELYAEVFEEAGALDKLEAFCSFNGPDFYNLPRNTDTIDLHKAAWEVPETLSFGQNKVVPIKANEKVNWKILW
- the pdsS gene encoding proteobacterial dedicated sortase system histidine kinase produces the protein MSIVLGLRSKVLLLTSLFLILPWLGYQAILEMQDFLRQGQQQTLIGTTRAVATALHERPALFNTQATFLNKVQAGKDLYAYALKHPIRLDGKLNDWQDEVSKSTLYDERQALFHQKKDTNNPISFRQILGTRGEYLYGFLAVQDKQPTMRSANSRFLDNNDHLIIALSSPENELQRFIVSVEKNGWFNAFRLNGEPSNNNQPVQSQREKRIQGYWQQTEIGYNIEFRLPLAMLGEKLGFALHTTSDKTVGNIESIIATANTNDLQELGTVIVPSPKIDKILQGLSHTQSRLWVVDRHQRVLATSGNIHHASGVWPNNRTTKMESDENILQVKLLTPLYNLLFSQPNSDFVDPLKGVTQLNSDFIEQALSGEPQSDSRLTVDQKTTILAAASPIFVGDKVVGVVVAEETTNGIRALRNQALSKLFNIIIAVIVVGTLLLFLFTANIATRIRKLRDQAETSIDEQGRISKTITASNSTDEIGDLSRSLTDMVKRLSEYHRYLEKLPARLSHELGTPVAVVRSSLENLALIPQDAESQKYIERSQTGILRLNRILTNMSEATRLEQSLQSGEKVPLALNDLLSNCVQGYQMTYGEHPFVFNNFSRVLNINADPDFFVQCLDKLINNALEFSNLKSPISITLSENNQFATIKIQNSGPSLPENMSEELLNSMVSVRAQHDPDKTHLGLGLFIAKMICEYHHGTININNNIANDADGNAENSGVHVMLRFPIIEHSN
- a CDS encoding coproporphyrinogen III oxidase; protein product: MRQPATSKNAINALKLLSNAQQHFVKQLSHLCQSQQQEAEFIEQHWLRDEGQHGGGIRFEGPENSIFNRASVNVSQVQYEDSPHKTFLSATALSTIIHPNNPLAPSVHIHVSWTELREGKSYWRLMADLNPSIPCESDTQQFNQTLQQVGGQYFQQATELGNNYFYIPALQAHRGVSHFYLESFNPDDLNSAQFASEFAYAIIDCYIKILGDKLACPRGPQSITASQKCWQLDYHTLYFYQVLTLDKGTTAGLLIHNQNDIGTLGSLPRYIDRNLLLQWAEQTPSPRNKLVYDLVDLLPIHPKHHSRSEITADIKAKIAVAIRQHYQEYPL